In one window of bacterium DNA:
- the feoB gene encoding ferrous iron transport protein B, whose protein sequence is MEEKIVAIAGNPNTGKTTIFNSLTGTRQQVGNWPGVTVEKKEGYYIYKDVKFKVVDLPGTYTLTGESEDQKIAIDFITQNEVDVLIIMADALNLERSLYLLLLLSEFHKNIIIDLNMVDLAEKEGIEYEIQHLEKLLKVKFVKTVGNKNIGIEDLKEEIYKKCKEPPSEFFEFNYGEEIEKVISEIVCQFKNLKLPYPPRFLAIKILEKDEYFTNFIITKVDWKKINDLIMNTEKFLNKPLDRVLMEKRYGIIHGIVKESLIEKKKELKPEITEKVDRILTHNFLGPLFFLFIIFIIFNAVFVWGKPFVNFIELILEKLKIVFSYLNLPIWINSLIKDGIISGVGSVILFLPNIFLFFFFFAILEDTGYMARAAIVADRIMHKVGLHGKSAIPLILGFGCNVPAIMGTRILENKRDKILTSLSIPFMSCSARLPVYLLFTGIFFKENQGMIVFSLYLLGIGIGVLSIKIFGSIFLKDESLPLIIELPPFRMPYWKNVLIESWTRTKYFLKKAGTIIFLGTLILWVLNYFPHPYNYGTEMNFIGKLGSFIFPLFKFSGFGFWQAGVALIFGIYAKELVVGTFGTLFGVENLTETLRFYFTPISAYSFMLMSLLYMPCLATFLILKKEVGIKWALISLFWSLFAGWFFSTLFYQIFSFLKGGTFVN, encoded by the coding sequence TTGATTTACCGGGAACTTATACCTTAACAGGAGAAAGCGAAGACCAGAAAATAGCAATTGATTTTATTACTCAAAATGAAGTAGATGTTTTAATTATAATGGCAGATGCTTTGAATCTTGAAAGAAGTTTATATCTTTTACTTTTACTCTCAGAGTTTCACAAAAATATTATTATTGACCTTAATATGGTGGATTTGGCAGAGAAAGAAGGAATTGAATATGAAATTCAACATTTAGAAAAATTGCTTAAAGTAAAATTTGTAAAAACAGTTGGAAATAAAAATATTGGTATAGAAGATTTGAAAGAAGAAATTTATAAAAAGTGTAAAGAACCACCTTCTGAATTTTTTGAATTTAATTATGGTGAAGAAATTGAAAAAGTTATCTCTGAAATTGTCTGTCAATTTAAAAACTTAAAACTTCCTTATCCTCCAAGATTTCTTGCTATAAAAATTTTGGAAAAAGATGAGTATTTTACAAATTTTATAATTACAAAAGTTGATTGGAAAAAAATTAACGATTTGATAATGAATACAGAAAAATTTTTAAATAAACCATTAGATAGAGTTTTAATGGAAAAAAGATATGGAATAATTCATGGAATTGTAAAAGAGTCACTTATTGAGAAAAAGAAAGAATTGAAACCGGAAATTACAGAAAAAGTTGATAGAATTTTAACTCATAATTTTTTAGGTCCTTTATTTTTTCTTTTTATAATCTTTATCATATTCAATGCTGTTTTTGTCTGGGGAAAACCATTTGTTAATTTTATTGAACTTATACTTGAAAAATTAAAGATTGTTTTTTCATATCTAAATCTACCTATTTGGATTAATTCTTTGATAAAAGATGGAATAATTTCTGGTGTCGGTTCTGTAATATTATTTCTTCCAAACATTTTTCTCTTCTTTTTTTTCTTTGCAATCCTTGAAGATACCGGCTATATGGCAAGAGCGGCAATTGTTGCAGATAGAATAATGCATAAGGTAGGACTTCATGGGAAGAGTGCTATTCCTTTAATTTTAGGTTTTGGATGTAATGTTCCTGCGATAATGGGGACAAGAATTCTTGAAAATAAAAGGGATAAAATCTTAACTTCCCTATCAATACCTTTTATGAGTTGTTCGGCACGGCTTCCTGTTTATCTTTTATTTACAGGCATTTTTTTTAAGGAAAATCAGGGAATGATAGTTTTTTCATTGTATTTGTTAGGAATTGGTATTGGTGTTTTAAGTATAAAAATTTTTGGTTCCATTTTTTTAAAAGATGAATCTCTACCTTTAATAATAGAATTACCACCTTTCAGAATGCCTTACTGGAAAAATGTATTGATTGAGAGTTGGACAAGAACAAAATACTTTTTGAAGAAAGCAGGGACCATTATATTTCTTGGAACTTTAATTTTATGGGTTTTAAACTATTTCCCGCATCCTTATAATTATGGAACCGAAATGAATTTTATAGGTAAATTGGGTAGTTTTATTTTTCCATTATTTAAATTTTCTGGTTTTGGTTTCTGGCAGGCAGGGGTTGCACTTATTTTTGGAATATATGCAAAAGAACTTGTTGTTGGAACTTTTGGGACTTTATTTGGAGTTGAGAATTTAACAGAAACATTAAGATTCTATTTTACCCCTATCTCTGCGTATTCTTTTATGCTTATGAGTTTACTGTACATGCCATGTCTTGCTACATTTTTAATTTTGAAGAAAGAAGTAGGTATAAAATGGGCTTTAATTTCTCTTTTTTGGTCTTTATTTGCTGGATGGTTTTTTTCAACCTTATTTTATCAAATTTTTTCATTTTTAAAAGGAGGAACATTTGTTAACTAA